From the Planctomycetota bacterium genome, the window CCGGGTCGGCGTGGCAGAGGCGCGCCATGTTGTCGCCCGCGTTGCCGAAGCCCTGGATCGCCACGCGCTCGGCCTTGCCGCCCACCCAGCCCAGGCGCTTCTCCAGTTCCTTCAGCACGTAGTACCCGCCCCGCGCGGTCGCGTCGTCTCGCCCGAGTGACCCGCCCACCGCGACGGGCTTGCCGGTGATCACGCCGGGCTCGCGCTTGCCCGTCACCCCGGCGTACTCGTCGGCCATCCACGCCATGATCATCGGGCCCGTGTTCACGTCCGGCGCGGGCACGTCGACGTCAACCCCCACCGCGAACGCGATCGCCCGCATGTACCCGCGGCTCAGCCGCTCCAGTTCCGCCGTCGACAGCGTGTGCGGGTCGACGATCACCCCGCCCTTGCCCCCGCCGAACGGCAGCCCGACGCACGCGCACTTGAAGGTCATCCAGAACGCCAGGGCCTTCACCTCTTCGGGCGAGACGTCCTGGTGGAAGCGGATGCCGCCCTTCGCCGGCCCGCGCGTGTCGTCGTACTTGCACCGATACCCGGTGAAGAGGCGCAGGGCCCCGTCGTCCATCCGCACGGGGATCGACACCTCGAGCATCTGGCGGGGGCTGCGCAGGCGCAGCAGGGTTTCAGGGTGCACCTTCGCGTGGGCGGCCCCGAGGTCAAGCCGCTGAAGCGCCGCGGAAAACACGTCTGTGGTGGTCATGCACGCAGTTTAGTGATTCTCGCGCGGATGCGCCGCGGGGAGGTCGCGGCGAGGTCCGCGGGGCCCGGTGACGTCGCCCCGGCGAAGGCGGGCTTGACGGGGAGCGAAACACGTGATATTTTTATCACGTGTTTCCGGCCGAACCATCCGCCCCGACCGCCGCGTCCCGCTCTGCGGAGCGGGGGGTCGATCGTGTCTTCCGCGCGCTGGCGAGCGACGTGCGGCGCGACATTCTCGACGCGCTGCGCGACGGGCCCCGCCCCACGGGCGAACTGGTGATGCTCTTCCCGGGCCTGTCTCGCTTCGCGGTGATGCAGCACCTGCGCGTGCTCGGCCGAGCCCGACTGGTGGTGTCGAAGAAGACGGGGCGCGTCCGCACGAACTACCTCAATCCTGTCCCGATCCGCCTGATCTACGAACGCTGGGTGAGCCGGTACGAGGGCGCCTGGGCCGCCGCACTCACCTCCATCCGCGACGCTGCCGAGGGCGTCGGAACCGAGCGCACACCATCGCGCCCGGCGGGCACGGCGCGTGCCGATGTCCGGCGGGGCGAACTCCGGGGGCGACCATGATCGAGAAGGTCTTCAGCATCGACATCAAGGCCGGCGCGCAACGCGTGTGGGACGAGATCACCCGCTCCGGCTCCCCGCATCACGCGATGTTCGGCACGTACCTGCACGGCCCCATCGCCCCCGGGGCGGTGCTTTCCTACCGCAACAAGCGCGGCACGCACACGTTCGTGCTCGGCGAGGTCCTCGAGGTCGACGCCCCGCGCCGCCTCGTCCACACCTTCCGATTCTCGATGGAGCAGGACGCGCCCACGCTCGTCGAATGGCGGCTGACCGAGCAGGGCGGCGTCACGCGCGTCACGATCACGCACTCGCGATTCGAGGGCGAGACCCGCACCCTCAAGAGCGTCACCACCAGTTGGCCCGCGATCCTGGCGCTGTACAAGGCCGTCATCGAGACCGGGCGGGCCCCGGCGGGCGCCCGGTTCAAGAACGCGCTCATGATGAGCATGTCGTTCATGCTCCCCAAGAGCGCGAGGACCGAGGTCGCGCTCGCCGCCAGCACCGCCGTCCCCGGGGTCGAGCGCGCGGGCCAGAGCGTCCGGTAGACTGGCGCCCGGGAGGCGCCATGCACGACTTCGTCTGGAATCTGTACCAGCAGCGCAGCATCGACGACGTGCGGGGCGATCTTGCGCGCTCGACGAGCGACCTCGAGCGCGACGTCACGCGCGTGCAGGACCGCGTCGATCGCCTCGCGCTCATCAACGCCGCGATGTGGGAACTGGTCGTCGCGCGCCTCGGGCTGTCGCAGGAGGAGATCGAGGCCAAGGTGCAGGAGGTTGACCTGCGCGACGGCGTGCTCGACGGACGCGTGAGCCGCACCGACGGCCCGTATCAGTGCGTCAAGTGCTCGCGCACGCTGATGCAGCGCCACCGCACCTGCCTGTACTGCGGGCAGCCGCACGCGCCGGACATCTCACCCGTGGTGTAGCGGGGCGGCCCCGGCGGGTCAGGCCTCGATCTCCGCCGCGTCGGCCACGCCCGAGCGCAGTTCTCCCGCCGCGAACCGGTCGAGCGCGTCGTAGACCTCCGCGGGGGTCGCGGCGTGGCGCATCGCTTCCTTGAAGGGCTTGATGCTCTCCATCTTGCCGCTGCCCAGGTCGCGCTGCAGTGTCTTCGCGAACCACGACACGCGCCGGTTGATCTGGAACATCGCGTACCGATCGTCGCGATGCTCGCGCATCAGGTCGAAGAACCGGCGGATGGTCGCGAGCTTCTGCGCCTCGGTCGGCTCGGGGGGCGGTTCGACTCCCCGCACCGCCGCCCACGCCTCGCGAAACACCCACGGCGCGCTCAGCGCCCCGCGCCCGATCATGACGCCCTGGCAGCCGGTCTCGCGGATCATCCGTGCCGCGTCCGCGCCGCGGCGCACGTCGCCGTTGCCGATCACCGGGATCCGCCCGTTGACGGCCTCGACCACGCGCGCGATGCCCGGGAGCTGCGCCTGCCCGCCGAACTTCATCTCGGTCGTCCGCCCGTGCACCGTCACGCCGACGACGCCGACGTCCGCGAGCATGCGCGCCAGGTGGGGCGAGCACGCCTGCCCCGCCTCGTAGTCCGCGGTGCTCCAGCACAGGCGCATCTTGCACGTCAGCGGCACCACCACCGGTCCACGTTCCGCGGCACTCGCGTCATCGGCCCGCGCGTCTTGTGCCCGCACCCCGTTCGCCCGCACGCCCGCAGCATGCGCACCGCTCGCCACGCCTTCCCCGAACGCCGAATCCCCAATGCCCGATGCCTCGTGCCTGCTCCCTGCGGCCTGTAGCCCGGTGCCTTGTCGCTTCTTCCATTCGTCCGCGCTCACCGGGCAGCGTTCCAGTTCTCGCACGACCCGGGCCGCGACCGCGACCGCCCGGGCCAGGTCGGTCAGCAGTTTGCTCCCGCCGTCTTTCTTGGTCACCTTGTCCACCGGGCAGCCCATGTTGATGTCGACGAGGGTGGCCCCGTGCTCGACGGCCCAGCGGGCGCCCTGGGCCATGATCTCGGGGTCGCTGCCGTAGAGCTGCATGCCGACGGGCTTGTCGAAGTCGTTGGTCTTGGCGAGGTCCAGGCTGGTGGCGGTGCCGCGCAGAAGTCCTTGCGGGCTCAGTAGATCCGTGCACGCCAGGCCCACTCCGCCCCATTCGCGGCAGACCGTTCGGAACGCCAGGTCGCAGTACCCGGCGATCGGCGCCAGCAGCAGGTTGGTCGCGAGTTCCAGGCATCCCAGGCGGAGCATCCCGGACAATACGGAGTCCGGCCGGGGCCCGCCGGGCCTAGCCCGGGCCTCACCCCGGGGTGCCCGCCGATACTCAGAAACCCGGCGAGCGCCGCCCCGCCGACGGGGAAGAATGAGCCGGGCCGTCCGGAGTGTGCGGGCGCGGCCGAGTTCACCTTCCGCGTCGCGGAGTCATCCAGAGGAGTTCACAAGATGGTGTCGCGTTCCAGCATGGTCCTTGTCGCCGTCTGCGGTGCCGTGTGCGGGCTTGCGTCCGTGTCGATCGCGCAGGACCAGCCCGTGAAGCCGTCGCTCCCGCCCGCGCTCTCGCCGGTCGCCCCCGGCGCCAAGGTGCCGATGAAGGGCGACGTGCCCGCGGTTCCCTCGACGGGCGGGAAGATCGAGTTCGACCAGACGACGCACGAGTTCGGCGAGATCAGCGACGACAAGCCGGTCGAGGCCGTCTTCAAGTTCACGAACCGGGGCACGGGCCCTGTCGAGATCGTGAGCACGCAGGGTTCGTGCGGGTGCACGGTTCCCGCGCTGGACAAGAAGGTGTACCAGCCCGGCGAATCGGGCGAGATCAAGGTGCAGTACAACCCGCACCACCGGCGCGGGCCGCAGCACACGACCGTCACCGTCACCACGAACGACGATTCGAACCGCACGGTGGTGCTGAACGTGAAGAGCGACGTGAACCCGCTGGTGGTGGTGGAGCCGGCGATGGTCGCGCTGGGCGAGGTGGCCAAGGGGCGCGGCAAGACGATGACGGTGACGGTCACGTCGCGTTCGAAGGACATCCGCATCGAGGGCGCGACGCCCAACATCGCGCTGGTGGATTCGAAGGTCCTCCCGGGCGTCGAGACTGTGGTCAACGGCCGCACCGTGTGGCAGTACCCCGTCGAGATCTCGGTGAAGCCCAACGCGCCGGTCGGGCCGATCGCCGGGGGCGTCTCGCTCCGCACGAGCGAGGCGGGCCGCCAGGTGAACTTCACCGTCCAGGGCGAGGTGATCGGCGACGTGCTCGCGAACCCGGCGCGTCTGCAGCTCGGAGCCCTCCAGCCCGGCCAGGCGATCATGTCGGCCGTCTCGCTCAAGAGCCGCAACGGCAAGCCGTTCAAGATCCTGAAGGTCGAGGAACAGCCCCAGGGCCCCTCGCCCCTGTTCGCGAAGCTTGACGTCCGCGATGATCAGGTCCCCGCCGGGGCCGCCCCCGCCTACACGCTCAACCTCGCCGGCACCGCGCCGGGCGCGGGCGGGCCGGCCGCCGGCACCCTGGTCCTCACCACCGACCTGCCCGACGAGAAGGAGTTCAAGATCACCTACTACGGCTATGTCCGCGCTCCCGTGGCCAACGCCCCCGCGCCCAAGCCCCGCACCGTCTGGGACGAGCAGCCCAGCCTGCTGATGCCCGGCGGCCCGCGGTAAACTCACCATCACCCTTGGGGGCGCCGTGCAACCGCACGCCGTCCCTGTTTTCTCGGCAGCCTCACCCATGCCCCTGGGCACCATCATCCAACGCGCGTTCGCACTGGGATTCGTCGGCGTGCTCGCCGGCGCGGTGCACTCCGTCGTCACGCCGGTGACGCTCCGACCCGCGCCGCCCGCTCCGCCGGTGCTGCCGAACCCGCCCGTCACAACCAACGGCGAACGCCCCGCCGATCCTGCGACGCCCGCCGCGGGGAGCACGCCCGCCGCGGGCGCACCCACGCAGCCCGCGCCGCTGGGCCTCGACATCGATCTCGCCTCCGCGGCCGCGCTGTTCGCCGCGGGCGCTCCGTTCATCGACGCCCGCCTCGCCAACGAGTACGAGGCCGGGCACGTCGAGGGGGCGTTCTGGATGCCCTCCGAGGTGTTCATGAACGGCGCCATCCCCGACGCGCTGAACTTCATGGACAAGGCCGCACCCGTCGTCGTGTACTGCGGCGGTGGGCAGTGCGACGCCTCGCACAACGTCGTCGTTCTCCTCCAGCAGTTGGGCTTCACCCGCTGCCACGTGATGGCCGACGGCTACCCGGCCTGGAAGGCCGCCGGGCACCCCGTCGCCACCGGCAAGCCCGCCATGTGACCCACTCTTCCGCCGGCCCGCGACGGCGAACGCAGGACGCAACGCCCGTGAAGACCAAGAGCCCGAGCATCGTGTGGGGAGGCCTCGCGCTGGTGGTGCGCGTGCTGCTCGGCGGGCTGTTCGTCTTCGCCGCGATCGTCAAGCTCCGCAACCCGCAGCTCTTCGTGCAGGGCGTCATGGCCTTCAAGATCCTGCCCGACCACCTCGCCACGCTCACGGCCTTTGTCGTCCCCTGGCTCGAGGTCCTCGCGGGCGTCGCGCTCATCCTCGGCTGGTGGGCCCGCGCGGGGGCGGTGGTCCTCGGGGGCATGCTCCTGGCCTTCATCGGCGGCATGCTCTCCGTCCTCGCCCGCGACCTCGACGTCCACTGCTCTTGCTTCGGCAAGTTCGAGATTCCCTGCTCGGGGGCGATCGGCCCGTGCCACCTGGCCCGCAACGCCGTCCTGTTCGCCATGGCGATGTACGTTGCCGTGGTCGGCCCGGGCTCGCTGGCCGTCGACCGCGAATCGATGAAGTAGCCCGCCTATCATCCCGCCCGGCACGTTTCCGTCGCCCGGACCTGCGGAGCCCGTCGCCCCGCAGCCCCGGGCCTCACGCCCAGGACGGACCTGAATGAGCAAGTTCCCCCGCTTCGGCAACACCCAGAAGATCCGCGTCGCGCACATCTCCGAGACCGGCGACACGTTCGTCGATTGGAAGGACGTCGAGACGCTCCGCAAGCTCATGAGCCCCAACGGCAAGATCCTGGGACGCAAGCGCCTCAGCACCTCCGCCGCCGAGCAGCGCATGGTCGCCCAGGCCATCAAGCGCGCCCGCTACATGGCGCTCCTGCCGTACACCTCCGCCACGCTCTGACGCCCCGCGGACCCGGCATGACCACCCCCGCGACCAACGCGCCCGCCCCGGCGGGCGCGAGCGGCGACGCCGCCCCCTCGCACGCGACGCTCGCCCGCGACTACGCCGCCATCCTGCGCCGGCACGCCCTCGACCCCGCGGCCCCGCCCGCGCCGGTCTCCGCGCACGCCCCGGAGTTCGCCGACCGCCTCCGCCGCTTCCTCGACATCGCCTGGGGCGCCCTCTGGTCCTCCGGCATCTCCTGGATCGGCTTCTACGTCCACGGCCCGCACGCCGGCGAGATGTCGCTCGTCGCCCGTGAACCCAAGCCCGCCTGCTCGCCCATCGGCCTCCACGGCCTGTGCGGGCGCGGCTGGCGCGACGCGCGCTGCTTCGTCGTCCCCGATGTCCGCTCCCTCGGGCCCAACTACGTCGCCTGCGACCCCCGCGACCAATCCGAACTCGTCGTCCCCGTCGTCCTCGCCGACGGCACCATCTGGGGCGTCCTCGACGCCGACAGCTTCGACCTCGGCGCCTTCACCCCCGACGACGCCCGCGGCCTCACCGACCTCCTCGTCGCCATCGGCATCTCGTACCCCGTCGACGACCACCGCCGCGTCGAAGTGCTGTAGCCGACGGATCTGCGAGCCCGACGCGCTCCGAGCCCGACGCGCCAGCGAGAGTGTTCCCCTCCGAGCCCGACGCGCTAGCGAGGGGCTTGCCTTCCGTGCCCGCGTACGAGCCCGACGCGCAAGCGAGGGTCTTGCTGTACGAGCCCGACGCGCAAGCGAGGGTCTTGCCTTGGGGGCGCCGCAGCCGGGGGTAGTCTCAACGTGCCTGTCGCGAGTTCACGCGGCAATCTGCGAAAGGATTTCCCCAGCGCCGAAGCGGGCGAGACCGCGTATTACGCCCTGCGGTGGGTGAGCACGCGCGGGGAAAAGGTGCCGTGGTCGGAGGTGACTAGTGCAACCGTCGCAGCATGCGGGGCGACGGTGGCTGAGTAAACCCCGCTTCGCGGACTCAATCACTTCTTCTTCCGTTTCTTGCCCTTCTTCGCGCCGTCATGTGGACCAAACAAACCTTGGTCGGCCACGTCCGGCGCGCCGGTACCGACAATCAGCCAGTAATGGCCGTGCCGGCTGGTCTCGTAGGCTTTTCGCTGCATTCTGACTTTCAGCGGAATGTCCTCGTGAAATGACCCCGTGTATTGATTCGCTCTGCGGCGAATGGCCTTGTCCTCGCAGTGGAACCGCTGTTGGCCCAGTTGAGATTCGTCTTGGGGTCGCACAAACTGAAAAAGCCCGTAACCAGTTTTCTTGTTGATTCTGATGAACTTCACGGGAGCGTCGATTACTGGGTCGGCCTCGGGATCAAGTGCAGGCGGATCGAACGGGGCGCGGATGGCAGCGCGGCCATTCTGGTCGATCACGATGTCTACGGCTTGCCCCTTCAACGCCAAGACTTCTTTGGCAGCGGATGAATCCAGTGGCACCGTCGCGTTAGTCAAGGCCGTATTCACTGCCGTGGCGAAGTCTTCCGAGTCCTCGCGGTTCTTGCTCACGCGCACCGATTCTGCCTTGGCGAGAGTTTCCAGCTCCGCAACCACGCCGTCGAGCGTTTTCTTCTCCCGCTTGGCCTTGATATGCGCCTTGATGATCTTGCTCGACCACTCCCAGAGTTTATTGGCTATGGCATCCGCGCGGTTCCCGATGATTCCGCCCACGGCTGCCACGCCGAACCACAGGGTCGCGTCAACGAGGAACGAGCCCTTGCTGATCTTGCGGACGTGAAACTCGACGCGGAACGACGTGCCCGATTTGGGGAGTTCGAGGACTGATGTCTCTTGCGAGTAGTACGCGAGTTGAAGAAAGCGGTCCCAGCCTTGGAGCGCGGCACCAAGTTCCGCAGCGGGCAGTTCGCCTCGGTCGGCGAGCTCGCCGTCAAAGGTCAGAGTCACTTGGAAGCCTGGGGCTTCCTGCGTTTCCACCTCACTTGTGCCACGAGCGGACTTGGCCATGCGAGTATTCTAACTCTGTTCGCCGACCGACACTTTGCGCGAGTGATGATCCGACAAGCGAGCCATGTCCCGCGTTTGACACTCCCACCCGACCAGTACCTGCCACCCGGCGCGCCGCAGCGCGGCGAGTGTCCGCCTGTCGCGTTCCCGGGCCCGCGGCGCATGAGGCGGAGACGACCCCCGCTGGCGCAACGGGCTCGTACCGGAGGGAAGGACCCTCGCTTGCGCTTCGGGCTCGTATCAGGCGCCAAACGCAAAGAGGGCGCCGGGCGTGCGGCCCAGCGCCCTCCGGGCGAGAGATGAGTGCTCGTGTGTTGCCGCCGGCGCCATGGGCGCACGCGGCGTTGTGATCAGGCGGCCGCTCTTGTCTTGCGGGGCGTGACCTTCGAGGCGGCGCGGGCCGCGGCCGGCACGGGGATGGGTGTCGGCACGTGCGCGGGCTCCGGGGGCAGGGTCAGCAGGTCGACCAGGTCCGCCGGGCTGTAGCACCACAGGTCGATGCCGATCTCCTCGGCCAGCCCGTCCGCGCGGTTGAACACCCCGCCGCCGACGACCATCTTGGTCTTGCGGCACGCGCCGATCTCGCGCAGCGTGTCGATGATCCGGCGGATCTCGGGCAGGTCGCTCGCGGCCGACGCGAACATCACCAGGTAGTTCGGCTGCGTTTCCTGCACGCGGCAGAGGATCTCGTCACCCGGCACGCCGCCGCCGGCGAAGGTGACGTCAAAGCCGTCGGCCTCGAGGAGGTCGCAGGCCATCTGGGCCGCGAGTTCTTCGCCCTGGCTGGGCCCGCAGGCGCAGAAGATCGTTTCGCCGCGGGGCGAGGCGCGGTTCAGCGCGGCGCCGGTCTGATCGACGAGCATGCGCAGGAGGCGCGTCGAGAGGTGGTACGCGAGCGAGGTCATCTGATCGCCCTTGTACAACTTCTCGATCGTCTCGTGCGCGGGCCAGAAGAGCTCGGAGATCACCTGCGACGCGTTCGCGCCGCGGGCGGCCAGTTCTGCCACCACGTCCCGGGCGGCGGGGCGATCGCCCCCGACCAGGGCTTCCAGAAATCGTGCCTGCAGCAAGTCACGGCTCATCGCGTATCCCCTATGCCCGTCGGCGACCGGCCGGTCACCAGTAGTTCGGGCGGACTTCGTGCCGCGGACTCCGCCGCTGTTCATGAGGGCGACCTCACGCCCTGCTCATCCGGGCTTGGGTATCGGCGGCGCGGGTTCGACGCGTCGAGATTGCGGGTGCCGCGCAGGAGTTCACGGACGCAGCGGGGCGCGGGTCCGAGAACGCGCGGGGGTGCGTGTGAGTCCGGATAACCGAATCAGTTCCCGCGGATGGCCCGGTAACACACGCAAATCCCCCAACTGAGGGGAGTCGCGGTGACATCCGTGCACCCGGCTTGGCGAATGGCATCCACCATCTGCTCGCGCGACATGAAGGCGCCGACCGAGGCCGGGAGGTAGCGGTAGGCGCCCGACCGGTCGCCGCTGAGCCAGGTCGCGGTGCGGGGCATGACGCGCCCGCAGTAGAGGTCATTAAACCAGCGGACGACGGCGTTGCGGGGGCGGTCGAACTCGAGCACCACCAGCCGCCCCCCGGGGCGCAGCACGCGGGCGAACTCGCCGAGTGCGCGGCGGGGGTCCTGCACGTTGCGGATGCCGAAGGCGATGGAGACGACGTCGACGCTGGCGTCGGCCATGGGCAGGCGCATGGCGTCGGCTTCGATATAGGTGGTGCGCGCGTCGGGCCTGTCGCGAGCGGCGATGTCGAGCATCGCGCGGGTGTAGTCGGCGCCGATGACGAGCGAGGCGGGAGAGCGGGCGGCGAACGCGCGGGTGAGGGCGCCCGTGCCGCAGGCCACGTCGAGGACGACGTCGCCGGGTCTGACGGCGGCCTGGCGGACGGCGAAGTTCCGCCAGCGCCGGTCCTGCCCGAGGGAGTGGACGGCGTTGTTGAGGTCGTACGAGCGTGCGATCGCGCCGAACATGGCGCGGACCTTCGCGCTCTTGTCGGCGTGGGCGTGCGGGTTGGCGAGCTCGGCGTCGCGCCAGCCTTCGACCGGCGGCGCGGCGTGTCCCGGCGCTTCGGGCATATGGCAATCGTAGACTTTGCGCGCTCCCCCCGGGTGGATGCACGAAAATCGGAGGAACCCATGCACGCTGCGAGACTCTTTGTGCTGGTGCTGGCCGCGATGTGCGTCGCGATCGGCGCGGGCGGATGCCAGAAGAACACGACCACCGGGCGCTCGCAGTTCCTGCTGCTCTCGCTGGAGCAGGAGGCGCAGCTCGGGGCCGAGGCCAAGCCCCAAATGCTCGCGGAGATGGGGGGCGAGATCGCGCGAGGCGAGATCAGGGCGTACGTGACGCAGGTGGGCAACCGCCTGCTCGTGCCCGCCCTCGAGCGCGACCCGGAGATGCGCGCCCTCGCGTGGGAGTTCACCGTGCTCGACAGCGACGTGATCAACGCCTTCGCGCTCCCGGGGGGCAAGGTGTTCATGTCGCGCGGGCTCATGCAGAAGATGACCAACGAGGCCCAGCTCGCCGCGGTGCTCGGGCACGAGATCGGGCACGTGACGGCGCGGCACGGGAACGAGCGCGTCTCGCGCACGGCCGCGGCCCAGATGGGCCTAGAAGTCGCCTCGTCGGTCCTCAGCGGGAGCGAGAGCGGCCCGCTCATCACCCAGCTCGCCGGGCAGGGCACGCAGTTGTTCCTCATGCGCTACGACCGGCGCCAGGAGTCCGAGTCTGATTCCCTGGGCGCCGAGTACATGGTCGGCGTCAAGTACGACCCCATGGGCGCGGTGCAGGTCATGGAGATCCTCGCCGAGGCGGCGGGGGGGCAGTCGCCCCCGGAGATCCTCTCGACCCACCCGGACCCGGCCCGCCGGGCACAAGACCTCCGCGCGAAGATCGCCGCGGAGTTCTCGTTCAGCCAGGGCAACCCCGAATACACGCTGCGCGAGGCCGAGTTCCGCCAGAACGTGCTCCGCCGCCTGAGCACCGCCTACCCCCACGCGGGAACGCCCCGCCTGGCGGCGTACCCGCGCGAGGGCATGCCGGAGGGCGCGACGTGCTCGTTCGCCGGGTGCGGGCACTGAGCGCACCGCGACAAATCTGCAACCGCCCGGCGGCCCGTTCGGTACACTCCTGCGGGCCCCCTCGCCGGGAGGATCTCGCGTGTCGTTCGGCATGACCAGATCGCAGGAGCAACGGCTGATCGCGAACGCGGCGGCGGGAGACCGTGCCGCGAGCGACACGCTGATCCGGGCCCACCAGCAGGGGGTGTACGCGTACATCCTGCGGCTCAGCGGGCGGCACGACGTGGCCGAAGACGTGGTGCAGGAGGCGTTCGTTCGGGTGCTGCTGAACCTCGACCGGTTCGACACGCGCTTCCGCTTCTCCACGTGGCTGTTCACGATCGCACGCCGGGTGTTCTTGAACGCGATCGAGAAGCGCAAGCCCGCCAGCGACAGCGATCGCGTGGGCGAGGCGTCCGGGCATGGGCGCGCGGTGGGGACGGAGATCGAAGCGTCGGAGCGCCAGACGACGTGCAAGGACGCGGTGCAGAAGGCGCTGCTCACGCTCTCGATGGAGCAGCGCGAGGTGATCGTGCTCTTCCACCAGCACGAGTGGCCCATCTGGCTCATCGCCGAGCATCTGCGCATGCCCGAGGGCACGGTCAAGAGCCACCTGCACCGCGGGCGGGTGAAGCTGCGCGAGGCGCTCGAGCGCGACGCGGCCGAGGTGGTGGTGCTCGTGAAGCCGCGTGACGCGGAGGCGATGCGATGAGCCATCGCCCGAACCATCCCGCGCCGGGGCGAGACGGCGACAGCGACGACGCGCGTGCCCGCCGCTCGGCCCGCGAGGTCGACCGCGTGGTGAACCGAATCTTGGACGCCGAGA encodes:
- a CDS encoding RNA polymerase sigma factor, yielding MTRSQEQRLIANAAAGDRAASDTLIRAHQQGVYAYILRLSGRHDVAEDVVQEAFVRVLLNLDRFDTRFRFSTWLFTIARRVFLNAIEKRKPASDSDRVGEASGHGRAVGTEIEASERQTTCKDAVQKALLTLSMEQREVIVLFHQHEWPIWLIAEHLRMPEGTVKSHLHRGRVKLREALERDAAEVVVLVKPRDAEAMR
- a CDS encoding M48 family metallopeptidase, whose translation is MHAARLFVLVLAAMCVAIGAGGCQKNTTTGRSQFLLLSLEQEAQLGAEAKPQMLAEMGGEIARGEIRAYVTQVGNRLLVPALERDPEMRALAWEFTVLDSDVINAFALPGGKVFMSRGLMQKMTNEAQLAAVLGHEIGHVTARHGNERVSRTAAAQMGLEVASSVLSGSESGPLITQLAGQGTQLFLMRYDRRQESESDSLGAEYMVGVKYDPMGAVQVMEILAEAAGGQSPPEILSTHPDPARRAQDLRAKIAAEFSFSQGNPEYTLREAEFRQNVLRRLSTAYPHAGTPRLAAYPREGMPEGATCSFAGCGH